In a genomic window of Melopsittacus undulatus isolate bMelUnd1 chromosome 1, bMelUnd1.mat.Z, whole genome shotgun sequence:
- the LOC101877470 gene encoding prostatic acid phosphatase has protein sequence MGVIWLPNPSRILCFSFHITLLLLQQTAAERELKFVVAVFRHGDRTPVVNFPTDLHKESEWPQGFGQLTKTGMQQLFELGQYTRGRYSSFLNSTYNRQEFYIQSTDYDRTIMSAQSYLSGLFPPTSSQIWNPELLWQPIPVHVIQKSTDERLHFPLRGCPRFDELQNETQTSSEFQSRIQPYMDFLQTMAVNTGLELNHLKILDNFQLWNTYDTLHCEDIHNFTLPVWATKDVINKMEKLAELSLLSLFGIYKTEEKSRLQGGVLVNLILNSIRQAANSSKQRKMEVYSAHDTTVGALQIALNIFNGKLPPYAACQFFELYQESSGQYSIEMYYRNDSSKAPYLLTLPGCTSSCPLEKFAELVSPVITENWSKECGNKDKMKDIFIGFDVAVGLLFIFDLVLLYLLYHYGRCRRRNNYQDI, from the exons ATGGGAGTGATATGGCTTCCCAACCCATCCAGGAtcctgtgtttttcctttcatattaCCCTCCTTCTGCTTCAACAGactgctgcagaaagagaaCTGAAGTTTGTGGTTGCA GTTTTCCGACACGGTGATCGAACACCAGTTGTAAATTTTCCAACTGATCTACACAAGGAAAGTGAATGGCCCCAGGGATTTGGACAACTTACCAAG ACTGGAATGCAGCAGCTATTTGAACTTGGACAATACACGAGGGGAAGATACTCCAGCTTTCTGAACAGCACATACAACAGGCAAGAG TTTTACATCCAAAGTACAGATTATGACCGCACCATTATGAGTGCCCAGTCATACCTTTCTGGCCTCTTCCCACCAACTAGCAGCCAAATTTGGAACCCTGAGCTCCtctggcaacccattccagttcaTGTTATTCAAAAATCAACAGATGAG AGGCTGCATTTTCCTCTGCGTGGCTGTCCCCGTTTTGATGAACTTCAGAATGAAACACAAACATCAAGTGAATTTCAAAGTAGGATACAACCCTACATG GATTTTTTACAAACGATGGCAGTTAACACAGGACTTGAACTAAATCATCTCAAAATACTGGATAATTTCCAGCTCTGGAATACATATGACACTCTCCACTGCGAG GATATTCACAATTTCACTCTCCCTGTATGGGCTACCAAAGATGTAATCAACAAGATGGAAAAACTGGCAGAATTGTCCCTATTATCACTATTTGGGATTTATAAGACAGAAGAGAAATCACGACTGCAAGGAG GTGTCCTTGtgaatcttattttaaatagtATTAGGCAAGCTGCCAattcttcaaaacaaagaaaaatggaggTCTACTCTGCA CATGACACCACAGTTGGGGCCCTCCAGATTGCTCTCAATATTTTCAATGGAAAACTGCCACCATATGCTGCTTGCCAGTTCTTTGAACTCTACCAAGAAAGTAGTGG GCAGTACAGTATTGAAATGTATTATCGGAACGACTCCTCAAAGGCTCCTTACCTACTGACCCTGCCAGGATGCACTTCTTCTTGTCCACTTGAGAAGTTTGCTGAACTAGTTTCTCCTGTGATTACAGAAAACTGGTCAAAAGAATGTGGgaataaagacaaaatgaaag atatttttattgGGTTTGACGTTGCTGTTGGCTTGTTGTTCATCTTTGACCTTGTGCTGCTCTACCTCCTTTATCATTATGGACGCTGCAGGCGCAGAAACAACTACCAAGACATTTAA